The Schistocerca cancellata isolate TAMUIC-IGC-003103 chromosome 4, iqSchCanc2.1, whole genome shotgun sequence genome contains a region encoding:
- the LOC126184211 gene encoding uncharacterized protein LOC126184211, producing MVTTLLHRLLNSEKGTMSSILNVRENITFDDSVHRIENHAYKRYGQSVFGYNDSVSIVIQNENSYLLPSESRLFIEGKIVNTAKTKATDANLGKNCVLFLFSELQYRLNNEVVDHVRNPGITTLLKGTASFTPYHSNILLNAGCGSVANIKELVDSKGHFNFCIPLKMIFGFCEDYKKIILNARHELVLIRNRNDTSSVLATKSDPDVQIILEKVWWEMPHVHVVDKNQIPLWNILKNDRSLRLAFRHWDLIQSIAPEINFWSWKIKFTTHLETARYVILGFQVDREAYDKDSSIFDSVDITNLKVYLNSVRYPEENFLCDFETKTLAQAYDLYSRFQHSYYIHNGLNMKIEIETKNPFKRNTMAYCLVIHDVIIDMNPTINRVMKCVQI from the exons ATGGTAACAACACTTCTGCACAGATTGCTAAACAGTGAAAAAGGAACAATGAGCAGTATTCTGAATGTTCGTGAAAACATTACTTTTGATGATTCAGTTCATCGAATTGAGAACCATGCATACAAACGTTATGGACAATCAGTATTTGGGTATAATGATTCAGTATCAATTGTCATTCAAAATGAAAACAGTTACTTATTACCTTCAGAAAGTAGATTATTCATTGAAGGAAAAATAGTAAATACTGCTAAAACTAAGGCAACTGATGCTAATTTAGGCAAAAACTgtgtacttttcttattttcagaacTTCAATATCGTCTTAATAATGAAGTTGTTGACCATGTTCGTAATCCTGGAATTACTACACTTCTGAAGGGAACTGCATCTTTTACACCTTATCATTCCAATATACTGTTAAATGCAGGATGTGGCTCAGTTGCAAACATCAAAGAACTTGTAGATAGTAAAGGTCATTTCAACTTCTGTATTCCTTTGAAAATGATATTTGGCTTTTGTGaagattataaaaaaattatactcAATGCACGACATGAATTAGTTTTAATTCGTAACAGGAATGATACATCTTCTGTATTAGCAACTAAATCAGATCCAGATGTGCAAATAATACTGGAAAAAGTGTGGTGGGAAATGCCTCATGTGCATGTAGTAGATAAAAATCAAATTccattgtggaatattttgaaaaatgatagaaGTTTAAGACTTGCCTTTCGTCATTGGGATTTAATACAAAGCATAGCACCAGAGATTAATTTTTGGTCCTGGAAAATTAAGTTCACAACACATCTGGAAACTGCTAGATATGTAATTTTGGGTTTTCAAGTTGATAGGGAAGCCTATGACAAAGATTCTAGTATATTTGATAGTGTAGATATAACAAATTTGAAAGTGTATTTAAATTCTGTGCGATATCCAGAAGAAAACTTTCTATGTGATTTTGAAACCAAAACATTGGCTCAAGCATATGATTTATATTCAAGATTTCAGCACTCATATTATATTCATAACGGATTAA ATATGAAGATTGAGATAGAAACAAAGAATCCTTTTAAAAGAAACACAATGGCATACTGTCTTGTAATACATGATGTTATTATTGATATGAACCCCACTATCAACCGCGTGATGAAATGTGTGCAGATATAA